The genomic DNA GTCGATCTCGCTGCCGTCGTTCATGAAACATGTGCGCAGCCTCGAATCGTGCGGCCTCATCCGGACCGAGAAGTCCGGGCGCGTGCGCACCTGTGTGCTCAACCAGGATCGGTTCCATCTGCTCTCGGATTGGCTCGAAGAACAGCGGCACATCTGGGAACGCGCCACCGACCGGCTCGAACAGTTCGTCACCACGGGTTCCGTCGACTCAGACGGGCCCACCCCCACCAAGGAGGAATCGTGACCACCCATCTCTCTCGCACCCGAAATCAGAATCCAGACCTCGACCTCAGCATCCAGCGAATCATCCGCGCCCCGAAGCAAGCCATCTGGGACGCCTGGACCACGCCGGATCAGTTGGCCCAATGGTGGATTCCGGCACCCCTGAGCCTGCGCGTGGATTCGCTCGAGCTCGCTCCGGGCGGCGCCTTCGTCACCCGGATGAGCGAAGACGGCACCGAATGGCATCCACATGTCGATGCGGTGTTCCTAGTCATCGAGGAAGGCAGCCGACTCGTGTTCACGAACGCCGTCAGCAGCTCCTGGCACCCGTCGCTGCCGGACCCGGTGGCGATGACCACCGAGATCACCCTCGGCGACCAGCCCGACGGCACCGACTACCGCGCCATCGTGCGGCACGGCAGCCCGGAGCAGCGCGCCCGGCACGAGGAGCTCGGGTTCTTCGACGGCTGGGGCACTGTCACCGACCAGCTGGCGGCCGCAGTGGAGTGAGCCCGGCATCCGGGGCGGGCCCGTGGTCCGCCTCGCTCCCGCGATTCGAACCGAGCCCTGCCGACAGGATGAGCGAACCCATCAGCAGGCCAGCCGCCAAGACCGTCCAGATCATCGGCGCGATCCCGACGAGGAGGGCGATCGCAATGCCCATCGTGGCCGCTCCGACCGCGATGATGGCGCGCGCCCGCGAGCTGAATGACTGCACCGGGAAACCCTGAGGGAGGACAGCACGGACGAGCGCTGAGAGGCTGCGACCGACTGCGGCAAGTCGCCGTTCGGAGGGGAACGGGATCCGCTCCGCCGCCATGGCGACCAGCGCGGAGAGTCCCATGACCACAAGCAGCCACGGCAGACGCGTCGCCCACCACCATCCCGACTCGATCTCGGGAAGGATGAACTCGGCGACGGCGCCGGTCGGCAGATCGAGCAGAATTCCCGTCGAGAAGCCGACGGCTGTCTGCGCCAGCCATCCGAGAGCTCCGATGAGGACGATGACGACGCTCATATGCCACAGGTAGACCTGCATTCCGTATGTATTGCCCCAGTCGATGACCCGCTTCCAGAACTGGGCGGTGAGGATTCGGAAGGTGGGGGCCGCCTCGGTGATGGTGCCTCCTGTGGTCATCGTCGACCCTGCGGACAGCCGATCGACGTTGAGCGCCCGATTCAGCCGGGCGTGGAACAGTTGCAGCACGCACAGCTGTGCGACGCCGAGCAGAACGAGGGCACCAGTCGGCGGATTGAGGTTGACGAGCATGTTCGGGCTGTACACCCCGGCCCCAACAAGTCCGCCGAGGAGACCCAGCGCGGCCACCAGCGCCGTCCACACCACGGGACGGCTGATCGGGCGGTCAGCGGCATCGGCGAAGAAGAACCCGAGCTGTTGCACCAGCGGCCAGACGAATAGGAAATTGAGATAGCCGAGGCCGGTGACCCCGGTCATCCGCGTGAGAACGTCGACGGCGATGACGGCACCGGCGAGGACTGCCAGGGACCGCCTCGGCGCTCTTTCATGGAAATGCACCGCAACGGGCACCAGTGAGGACAGGCCGAGATAGACGGCGAGGAACCACAGCGGTTGGCCGATGCGGCGGCTCGCCTCGACGATGAGCTCGGAGGAAACGCCCATGTCAGCGGCCGCGGACAGTCCGATTCCGGCGATGACGACGAGGACCGCTGTGGGTACGGCGAGGCGGCGCAGTCGGGCACGCAGATAGTCGGTCCCGGTTCCGCCTCGGGCACGGGTGCGCCGCCATCCGGTGATGCCCGCGTATCCGCCGATGATGAAGAACAGGGGCATGATCTGGAAGAACCAGGACGTTGCGGCGAATCCGGCGGTCGTCGACAGCGCTACTGTCGGCGCCACTGTGCCGTCGGATCCGAGCACTGCCGCGCTCATCATCGAGTGGAGGATGACCACGACGACGAGACAGCCGAATCGAATGAGGTCGATGGCCTGGTCACGGTGGGGTGCGGCGGCGGTTTGGGGTTCGTGAGTCCGAGGTTCGGCGGGAGGGGCGACCGCGCTCCCGGGGGTTCGACCGACCTCGGTGTCGGCGGGCGAGGCCGGGTCGTTGAGCATGAGTGTCATGGCAGATCCTTGTCAGAGTCGTTCAGTGCCGATCACAGGGAATCGGTGCGATGACACCGAAGTTAGGAACCGCAACTGCCACGGCACATCACGCCGGAGAGCCCACCTCTCCCCCGCCGACCGATACTTCCGAGGGATACTGTCGACCGATCACCTCATACTTGCCACGCCCGGCCATGTGAAAATGGCGATGAGCACGCCCGACCACACGGCCGCCTAGCTCGGCCACAGATACCGAGCCCGGGCCCGCCGATCAAAGGAGAGAACCGTGACGATCGCCTTCGCGAAGACCTCGCTGCCCATCATCGGTGCGCCCATGGCCGGTGGGACGACGACGCCCGAACTCACCGAGGCTGTCGCCCGGGCCGGCGGATTCCCTTTCGTCGCGGGCGGCTATCTCACCGCCGATGCCCTCGCTCCTCTGATCACACGGATGCGTGAGTCGACTTCGAACTTCGGCGTCAACCTCTTCGCTCCGAATCCCATCCCCGTCGATCGCGAGGCCTTCGACGACTTCGTCGGTGCGCTCGAACCGGCCGCAGCCGCCCGCGGGATCACGCTCGATCCCGAACCCGTCGAGGATGACGACCACTTCGACGACAAGCTCGACTGGCTCACCGAGCACCCCGTTCCTCTGGTCTCGCTGACCTTCAATCTGCCCACCGCCGAGGCGGTCGACCGCCTCCACGCCGTCGGCACTCAGGTCGTCGCCACGGTGACCTCGGTTGCTGAGGCCCGTGCGGCCGCCGAAGTCGGGGTCGACGGGCTCATCGTCCAAGGTCCGCACGCCGGCGGACATTCGGGTACGGCCGATCCGACACGGACCATCGAGGACCGCGCGACCGTCGATCTCGTCCGTGACATCCTCGCCGAGGTGGACCTGCCCGTGGCAGCCGGCGGCGGAGTCGACGGTGAGGCCATGGTGGGAGAGCTCCTCGGTGCGGGGGCGAGCTCAGTCGTCGTCGGCACCCTGCTGCTGCGCTCCGACGAGGCAGGAACGGCACCCACTCATCGAGCTGCACTGGCCGACGACGAGTTCACGGACACCCAGCTGACCAGAGCGTTCACCGGGCGCCCCGCACGTGCGCTGGTCAATGACTTCGTGCGGACGTTCGACCCGATCGCCGTCGACGCCTATCCGGCCGTGCACCATCTGACGAAGCAGTTCCGGGCCGCGGCGAAGAAGGCCGATGACCCGCACGGCCTGCACCTGTGGGCCGGAACCGGCTACCGCAGCGCCCAGGACGGATCCGCAGAGACCATAGTCAAGGACCTCGGAGCCGGCTTCGCCCGCGAATAGTCAGCGAGCCGGCGTCCCCCGCAGACGCCCCTCTCCGAACCGCGCCGCTCAGTTCCCGGCGACGACCAACCCGGACTCATAGGCGGCGACGACGATCTGGGTGCGGTCGCGCAGTCCCAGCTTCGACAGGATCCTCGAGACGTGGGTCTTCACGGTCTGTTCGGCGAGGTACAGCTGTTCGGCCACCTCGGCGTTGGCGTGCCCCTTAGCCACCAGGGTCATCACGTCGATCTCCCGGTCGGTGAGCTGACCGAGCACCGCGGTGTCCTTGGCCACGGTGGGCCCGGCGACGTATTCGGCGATGAGGCGGCGGGTCACCGACGGCGCGAGCAGCGATTCCCCACCGGCAACGACCCGGACAGCGGTGATCATGTCTTCGGCGGTGGCGTCCTTGAGGAGGAATCCGCTGGCACCGGCGCGGAGCGCGGAGAACACGTATTCGTCGGCGTCGAACGTGGTGAGCATGATGACTCGCGGGTGGTCCCCGGGCATGTTGAAGATCGCTCTGGTGGCGTCGAGCCCGTTGAGCGTCGGCATCCGAATGTCCATGAGGATGACATCGGGGCTCGTGCGGCGGACGAGGTCGACGACGGCGGACCCGTCATCGGCGCTGCCGACGACCTGCATGTCCGACTGCGCGTCGAGCAGCGCCCCGAACCCCTGCCGCACCATCGCCTGATCGTCGACGATGGCGACCCTGATCGTCGTCTCCGACGGAGGCGGCACACTCGCCGAGGCGGCTCCTCCGTCCCCGTTCCCCGCGTCCTCAATTCCCGGCATGGTCCAAACCTACCGGAAGGCGGGGTCGCGGGACCCGCTCAATCCCCGAGAATCCGCCGCATGGACCCGGTTTCGCGCAGATCTCATCCTCACGGGTGATACGTGCGGCGCTCATTTCACTCCTGCGTATGATGTGCCGGCGCATACCGGCTCCCTAACGTTCGAGTCATGATCATCACCGCCGTCATCCTCGCCACCGCAGCAGCGTTCTGCCTGGCCTTGGGCACCCACTTCCAGCAGCATGCCGTGGCCACCATGGCCCCGGGCCTGCGCCGTCGCGCCACCTGGGCCACCGGGCTCGGACTCATGGGGCTGGTCACGGTGCTCAACGTCATCGCGCTCGGACTCGGCCCGGTTGCCATCGTCCAACCCATCGGCGCGGTCTCTCTCGTCTTCGCCGTCCTCATCGGTCGGCGGTATTTCGGGCTCCGCCTCGGTGCTCCGCTGCTCATCAGCATCGCGGTCACGCTCTTCGGGATCTTCTCCTTCGTGGCCACCTCGGCGAGGTTCGCCCACGACATCTCCGTGAACGCACAGTCGGTGACCTGGCTGCTCGCCGTGCTCGCAGCCCTCACCGTCTTCGCGGGGCTGTTCTCGTTCAGCTCCGCCGGCCACATCCCCCGGGTCGTCATGACCGGGATCGTCTTCGGCACGGTCGCCGCGGCCACGCACGTCCTCGCCCGATCCGTCGTCATGTCGGGACTGCCTGGACTCGATACGTTCGGTCTGCGCTGGTGGGCGCTGTTGGGCGCGGTCGGCCTGGCCTCGGCGGCGGGATTCTGGCTCGTCCAGACCGCGTACGCCTGCGGCCCCGCCGAGACCGTGCTGGCCGGCCTCACCGTCATCGACCCGATCGTCGCCGTCATCATCGGTGCCGCATTCTTCGGCGAGTACACCGGCCTGACTCCGCCGGCCACCCTCGGTCTGCTCGTCTCCGCAGCCATCGGCATCGGCGGAGTGTGGCTGCTCTCGCGCTTCCACCCGAAGGTCCTCGAATCTCGCGGCACTGCCCCCGCCGCCCCTGCGACGGCCGCCTCGCAGACAGCTCAGGAAGGAATCGCGCTGTGAACCACTCCCCCGATCTCACCTCCCCCACACCCACCGACACGTACGCTGTAGAGGTGCCCCGCCCAGCAGAGCCTCCGCAGAACGGTCCGAATGCCCAGGCGGCCGATTCTCAGGCCGCGACCGCGCCGCGTTCGTGGTGGGCCAGGCTGTGGCGCAATCTCGGCCGCGATTCCGTTCTCGTCGCCCCGAGCCTGCTCATCTCGCTCATCGCGTTTCCGGTGCTCATCACCCTGTTCTCCGTCTCGATCGCCACGGTCATCGTCTGGGTCGGCGTGCTCCTCCTGCCGCTGACGCTGACCGTCGCCCGCGCGTTCGGCAACTTCTCCCGGGCCCGTGCCCGCGCATGGGGCGTCCCCATCGCCGAGGCGGCTCCCCGTCCCCGTGGACGCGGACTCCGCTGGTGGTTGGCTCCGTTGTCCGATGCGCGTGCGTGGTTGGATCTGCTCTTCGAAGCCGTGTTCGCACTGCCGATCCGGCTCTTCACGTTCTCCGTCTCGCTGGCTTGGGTCGCCGGCGGTCTGGGCGGGATCACGCACTTCTTCTGGGGCGCGTTCGTCCCCGACGGAGGCGGAAACACCGTCGACTGGGTCGTCGCGTGGGTGACGAACTCCCCGGTCACCGACCTCGGGTTCGCCGCCGAGGCGACCTTCCAGTTCATCGTCGGGATCATCCTGCTGCTGACTTTCCCCTTCATCCTCCACGCCATGGCGCTGCTCGAGATCGTTTCGATCCGCGCTGCCCTGTCGACTGATGGGGCAGCTGTCTCCGCGCAGGCGACTCGCTCAGAGCGGTCGGCTCATCCGGCGCAGTCGTCTGCACTGTCGGCCATCGCCGGGAGTCAGGGGTGGTTCTGGCTCATCGCAGCGTTCGTCGGGGTCGTGCTCGTCGCGGTCGCCTGGCCGGTGACCACCGTGCTCTACGGTGTCCCGACAGTCTTCGCGATGGTTCTTGCGTGCAGTCTCAGCGCCGCGCTCCTGCTGGCAGTGCGCTGGCCGATACCGGCGATCGGCCTTGGCCTCGTCGCTCAGTTGGCGAGCATTCTGCTCACTGCGGACGTTTCGGGAGCAGTCCGACCGTTCACGGTCACTTCGCTGCTGGCTCTCGTGTTCCTCCACCTCATCATCGGTCTGCGCCACCGCTGGATCCACCTCGTCGCACTGTGGTCGGGCAGTGCGCTCATCGGCGTGCTCGCTCTGGTCCTGCCGCATGCCGGTCAGCTGCCCGGGGCACTGTCGAACGTGATCACCACCGCAGCCGTCGCCGCCGGTGCCGGCGTCATCGTCGTCATCGGCAACCTGCTCGTCAAAGGCCGCCGGCAGCTCGAGTCCGAACGCGAACTCAGTGCCGCGGAGCTGGCGAAGCGGCAGGAACTCGAAGAGCGCAACCGGATCGCTCAGGAACTCCATGACGTCGTCGCGCACAGCATGTCGGTCATCAGCGTGCAGGCGACGACGGCGAAGTACCGGCTGCCCGGACTCGATGAGCGCAGCCTCGGCGAGTTCGATTCGATGGCGGGATCGGCTCGCCAGGCGCTGGCGGAGATGCGCGGACTGCTCGCGATCCTCCGCGGCGGCCGGGATGCCGACCTGGCGCCGCAGCCGACCGTCGACGACATTCCCGCACTCGTCGATGTCACGCGCGGTTCCGGCGCGGTCGTCGATCTCGACTTCCCCGCCGAACCTGTCGCGCTGCCGCCGACGACGAGCCTCACCGCGTTCCGCGTGGTGCAGGAGAGCCTGTCGAATGCGCTGCGGCATGCCGTCGGCGCCCCGGTCACGGTCACCGTCACGGCCATCGGACCCCGGCTTGAGATCTCCGTGCTCAACGGGTTGCCCGACGGTGGGACGGATGCGGGTGGGCACAGCCACCTCGGCGGAGGTTTCGGCATCAAGGGGATGCGCGAACGCGTCGAAGCTTTGGGTGGGAGCCTGCAGGTTGGGCCGACTCAACACCGTGGTTTCGAGGTCAGGGCGTCGCTGCCGATGGAGTGAGGGTCCGAGGAAAGCGCTGAGCCGGCGTGGATCCGCACCGTCTCAGGCACGTGTCGAGTATCCGGTGCCATACTGGAAGTCCCCCTCTTGCTTTCCCTTTTGGAAGGACTGTTTCCCCCATGTCACAGCCGACTCCCTCCCCTTCTGTTCCTCGGCCCTCGGCGGCGACTGCCTCGGTATCGGATCCGAATGCGCCGAGACGATCGGTGCGGATTCTGCGCCGCACGATCGTCATCGTCATCGTCGTCACCTTCAGCCTTGCAGCGGCAGGTGGGATCATCGTCCTGCTCGGAGATGTTGAGTCCGAAGCGACCTTCAAGGTCATCGGCACGACGGCTCTGACCGGAGCGGTCAGCGTCGCAGCGTTCTGCGGAGCCACACTCATCGGCCGTCGGGTCCAGTGGTTCGGAATTGGCACGATCGGGCTGGCCGCGGTCACTTTGGGCCTGGCATTGTGGTTCCTCTGGGGTGACCCATTTGGAGGACCAGACAACTATGAATTCTGGGACTTTCTTTTCAAGGCCCTGTCCTCTTTCGCCCTCCTCACCGCTGTCGCCTCTGTCAGCTCGCTCATCCTGCTGCTGACCGTTCGGACGCAGGTGGTGCGCATCGGACTGCCGATCACTCTCGGCCTGCTGGCTGCCGGCACATGCCTTACCCTCGTGACGACCTGGGTGGAATCAGCTTGGGAGCTTGAATGGCTGAACCGCATCAACGGCATCGTGTGGATCCTCGCCGCACTCGGGGTCGTCGTCGTGCCGCTGACCTCGCTGCTGCTCAAAGCCGGGACGAAGCCAGCAGAGGCGTCGCCGACTCTGTCTCCCTCGATGCTCGAACGCGTCGACGCCGCGGCTCGCGCCGAGGGCGTCACGGCAGACGCTCTCATCGATCGGCTGCTGACCGCGGAGTCTCGAACCCCTTCGGCAGACGAGTGTCGATGAAACCTGCGACGAAGGCGCCGATGACGAGCAGGACGAGGAGCGCGATCATGCCGGCGAAGTTCGACAGCACGGGGTTCATGAAGTCGAACAGTCCCGGCCAGAGGGCGTAGACGACCACACAGCACATCCCCACGACCCCGAACCCGTTGAGCGTCGCCTGCCCTGTGGACCGTGCGCGCTTCCCGCTGTGATTTGCAGCCGCCTCTTCGGGGGTGCCGAACTCGGCTTCGGGTGTCGTCCCTGCCGTCTCAGCTGTGTCTTTGACCTCGTCGAGAACGGTGAGGACCTGGTCTTCTTCACACCCGCGCTTGCGCAGGTTCTGGGCGAGTTCGCT from Brevibacterium sp. JSBI002 includes the following:
- a CDS encoding ArsR/SmtB family transcription factor; the protein is MVKYSDELDAIFSALADPTRRSVIARLGRGPASVGELAEPLSISLPSFMKHVRSLESCGLIRTEKSGRVRTCVLNQDRFHLLSDWLEEQRHIWERATDRLEQFVTTGSVDSDGPTPTKEES
- a CDS encoding SRPBCC domain-containing protein codes for the protein MTTHLSRTRNQNPDLDLSIQRIIRAPKQAIWDAWTTPDQLAQWWIPAPLSLRVDSLELAPGGAFVTRMSEDGTEWHPHVDAVFLVIEEGSRLVFTNAVSSSWHPSLPDPVAMTTEITLGDQPDGTDYRAIVRHGSPEQRARHEELGFFDGWGTVTDQLAAAVE
- a CDS encoding acyltransferase family protein translates to MTLMLNDPASPADTEVGRTPGSAVAPPAEPRTHEPQTAAAPHRDQAIDLIRFGCLVVVVILHSMMSAAVLGSDGTVAPTVALSTTAGFAATSWFFQIMPLFFIIGGYAGITGWRRTRARGGTGTDYLRARLRRLAVPTAVLVVIAGIGLSAAADMGVSSELIVEASRRIGQPLWFLAVYLGLSSLVPVAVHFHERAPRRSLAVLAGAVIAVDVLTRMTGVTGLGYLNFLFVWPLVQQLGFFFADAADRPISRPVVWTALVAALGLLGGLVGAGVYSPNMLVNLNPPTGALVLLGVAQLCVLQLFHARLNRALNVDRLSAGSTMTTGGTITEAAPTFRILTAQFWKRVIDWGNTYGMQVYLWHMSVVIVLIGALGWLAQTAVGFSTGILLDLPTGAVAEFILPEIESGWWWATRLPWLLVVMGLSALVAMAAERIPFPSERRLAAVGRSLSALVRAVLPQGFPVQSFSSRARAIIAVGAATMGIAIALLVGIAPMIWTVLAAGLLMGSLILSAGLGSNRGSEADHGPAPDAGLTPLRPPAGR
- a CDS encoding nitronate monooxygenase, whose protein sequence is MTIAFAKTSLPIIGAPMAGGTTTPELTEAVARAGGFPFVAGGYLTADALAPLITRMRESTSNFGVNLFAPNPIPVDREAFDDFVGALEPAAAARGITLDPEPVEDDDHFDDKLDWLTEHPVPLVSLTFNLPTAEAVDRLHAVGTQVVATVTSVAEARAAAEVGVDGLIVQGPHAGGHSGTADPTRTIEDRATVDLVRDILAEVDLPVAAGGGVDGEAMVGELLGAGASSVVVGTLLLRSDEAGTAPTHRAALADDEFTDTQLTRAFTGRPARALVNDFVRTFDPIAVDAYPAVHHLTKQFRAAAKKADDPHGLHLWAGTGYRSAQDGSAETIVKDLGAGFARE
- a CDS encoding response regulator, which gives rise to MPGIEDAGNGDGGAASASVPPPSETTIRVAIVDDQAMVRQGFGALLDAQSDMQVVGSADDGSAVVDLVRRTSPDVILMDIRMPTLNGLDATRAIFNMPGDHPRVIMLTTFDADEYVFSALRAGASGFLLKDATAEDMITAVRVVAGGESLLAPSVTRRLIAEYVAGPTVAKDTAVLGQLTDREIDVMTLVAKGHANAEVAEQLYLAEQTVKTHVSRILSKLGLRDRTQIVVAAYESGLVVAGN
- a CDS encoding sensor histidine kinase, with translation MNHSPDLTSPTPTDTYAVEVPRPAEPPQNGPNAQAADSQAATAPRSWWARLWRNLGRDSVLVAPSLLISLIAFPVLITLFSVSIATVIVWVGVLLLPLTLTVARAFGNFSRARARAWGVPIAEAAPRPRGRGLRWWLAPLSDARAWLDLLFEAVFALPIRLFTFSVSLAWVAGGLGGITHFFWGAFVPDGGGNTVDWVVAWVTNSPVTDLGFAAEATFQFIVGIILLLTFPFILHAMALLEIVSIRAALSTDGAAVSAQATRSERSAHPAQSSALSAIAGSQGWFWLIAAFVGVVLVAVAWPVTTVLYGVPTVFAMVLACSLSAALLLAVRWPIPAIGLGLVAQLASILLTADVSGAVRPFTVTSLLALVFLHLIIGLRHRWIHLVALWSGSALIGVLALVLPHAGQLPGALSNVITTAAVAAGAGVIVVIGNLLVKGRRQLESERELSAAELAKRQELEERNRIAQELHDVVAHSMSVISVQATTAKYRLPGLDERSLGEFDSMAGSARQALAEMRGLLAILRGGRDADLAPQPTVDDIPALVDVTRGSGAVVDLDFPAEPVALPPTTSLTAFRVVQESLSNALRHAVGAPVTVTVTAIGPRLEISVLNGLPDGGTDAGGHSHLGGGFGIKGMRERVEALGGSLQVGPTQHRGFEVRASLPME